The proteins below come from a single Rhizobium tropici CIAT 899 genomic window:
- a CDS encoding helix-turn-helix domain-containing protein encodes MIENKKKPNPIDIHVGSRIRLRRTMLGMSQEKLGESLGITFQQIQKYEKGTNRVGASRLQNISSILNVPVSFFFEDAPGEHAAGAGGMAEASSSNYVVDFLSSSEGLQLNRAFVKISDGKVRRKVVELVKALAAEADAE; translated from the coding sequence ATGATAGAGAATAAAAAGAAGCCGAACCCCATCGACATTCATGTCGGTAGCCGCATACGCCTCCGCCGCACGATGCTTGGCATGAGCCAGGAGAAGCTCGGCGAAAGCCTCGGAATTACGTTTCAGCAGATTCAGAAATACGAAAAAGGCACCAATCGCGTTGGCGCCAGCCGCCTCCAGAACATCTCCAGCATTCTCAATGTCCCGGTCTCCTTCTTCTTCGAGGACGCGCCGGGTGAGCACGCGGCCGGTGCGGGCGGCATGGCCGAAGCATCCAGCTCCAACTACGTCGTCGACTTTCTGTCCTCTTCCGAAGGATTGCAGCTTAACCGCGCCTTCGTGAAGATTTCCGATGGCAAGGTCCGACGCAAGGTTGTCGAGTTGGTCAAGGCACTCGCGGCCGAGGCTGACGCTGAGTAA
- the metK gene encoding methionine adenosyltransferase, producing the protein MRANYLFTSESVAEGHPDKVCDRISDEIVDLVYREATKTGVNPWSVRIACETLATTNRVVIAGEVRLPPSLMKKDKDGNDVINPSKFKAAARRAIKDIGYEQDGFHWKKARIDVLLHSQSADIAQGVDNAADQQGDEGAGDQGIMFGYACKETPDLMPAPIYYSHKILQLLATARKKGDGEVAKLGPDAKSQVTVRYVDGKPSEVASIVLSTQHLDDSWDSKKVRAVVEPYIREALGDLKIASDCKWYINPTGKFVIGGPDGDAGLTGRKIIVDTYGGAAPHGGGAFSGKDTTKVDRSAAYAARYLAKNVVAAGLSDRCTIQLSYAIGVAQPLSIYVDLHGTGKDVTEDQVEAAIRKNMDLSPTGIRRHLDLNKPIYAKTSAYGHFGRKAGRDGSFSWERTDLVKALKEAVKLREAA; encoded by the coding sequence ATGCGCGCGAATTATCTGTTTACGAGTGAGTCTGTTGCCGAAGGTCACCCGGATAAAGTTTGTGACCGCATTTCCGATGAAATCGTCGATCTGGTTTACCGCGAGGCCACAAAGACCGGCGTGAACCCTTGGAGCGTGCGCATTGCATGCGAGACCCTTGCCACCACCAACCGCGTCGTCATCGCCGGTGAGGTTCGCCTCCCGCCGAGCCTGATGAAGAAGGACAAGGACGGCAACGACGTCATCAATCCTTCGAAGTTCAAGGCCGCCGCCCGCCGCGCCATCAAGGACATTGGCTACGAGCAGGATGGCTTCCACTGGAAGAAGGCCCGCATCGACGTGCTGCTGCATTCGCAGTCCGCCGACATCGCCCAGGGCGTCGACAACGCCGCCGACCAGCAGGGTGACGAAGGTGCCGGCGACCAGGGCATCATGTTCGGCTACGCCTGCAAGGAAACGCCCGACCTCATGCCGGCGCCGATCTACTATTCCCATAAGATCCTGCAGCTGCTTGCAACCGCCCGCAAGAAGGGCGATGGCGAAGTCGCCAAGCTCGGGCCGGACGCCAAGAGCCAGGTGACGGTTCGCTATGTCGACGGCAAGCCCTCCGAAGTGGCCTCGATCGTGCTGTCGACCCAGCATCTCGACGACAGCTGGGACTCGAAGAAGGTACGCGCCGTCGTTGAGCCCTATATCCGCGAAGCGCTCGGCGACCTGAAGATTGCCTCCGATTGCAAGTGGTACATCAACCCCACCGGCAAGTTCGTCATCGGCGGTCCGGACGGTGATGCCGGCCTCACCGGCCGCAAGATCATCGTCGATACCTACGGCGGCGCTGCCCCGCATGGCGGCGGTGCTTTCTCCGGCAAGGACACGACCAAGGTCGACCGTTCCGCTGCCTATGCTGCGCGCTACCTTGCAAAGAACGTCGTTGCCGCCGGTCTTTCCGATCGCTGCACGATCCAGCTCTCCTACGCGATCGGCGTTGCCCAGCCGCTGTCGATCTATGTCGACCTGCACGGCACGGGCAAGGACGTCACCGAGGATCAGGTCGAAGCGGCCATCCGCAAGAACATGGACCTTTCGCCGACCGGCATTCGCCGTCACCTCGACCTCAACAAGCCGATCTACGCCAAGACCTCGGCTTACGGTCACTTTGGCCGCAAGGCCGGTCGCGACGGCTCCTTCTCCTGGGAGCGTACGGACCTGGTGAAGGCTCTCAAGGAAGCCGTAAAGCTCCGGGAAGCCGCATGA
- the trmB gene encoding tRNA (guanine(46)-N(7))-methyltransferase TrmB, with amino-acid sequence MIDTERRSRATEAFFGRRKGKALRGQQAEKLEALLPQFILDLSAPAPQPLNDLFPVPTERLRLEIGFGGGEHLIHRALEQPKTGFIGVEPFVNSMQKLLASVDDAGAHNIRVYNDDATQVLDWLPDACLDQIDLLYPDPWPKKKHWKRRFVSQVNLSRFHRVLKPGALFCFASDIDTYVNWTLQHCQTHGGFEWTARNAADWLTPYEGWPSTRYEAKARREGRSSAYLTFKRV; translated from the coding sequence ATGATCGATACCGAGCGCCGGTCGCGGGCGACGGAAGCATTCTTCGGCCGCCGCAAGGGTAAAGCCTTGCGCGGCCAGCAGGCCGAAAAGCTGGAAGCATTGCTGCCGCAGTTCATCCTCGATCTTTCCGCCCCGGCGCCGCAGCCGCTGAACGATCTCTTCCCGGTGCCGACCGAGCGTCTGCGCCTGGAGATCGGTTTCGGCGGTGGAGAGCATCTCATCCACCGGGCGCTGGAGCAACCGAAGACCGGCTTTATCGGCGTAGAACCTTTCGTCAATTCGATGCAGAAGCTGCTTGCGAGCGTCGACGACGCTGGCGCGCATAATATCCGTGTCTACAATGACGACGCGACGCAGGTGCTGGATTGGTTGCCTGATGCCTGCCTGGACCAGATCGACCTGCTCTATCCCGATCCCTGGCCGAAGAAGAAGCATTGGAAGCGCCGCTTCGTTTCGCAGGTGAACCTTTCCCGCTTCCATCGTGTCCTGAAGCCCGGGGCGCTCTTCTGCTTCGCCTCCGACATTGACACCTACGTCAATTGGACGCTGCAGCATTGCCAGACGCATGGTGGCTTCGAGTGGACTGCGCGCAATGCCGCCGACTGGCTGACGCCCTATGAGGGCTGGCCGAGCACGCGCTACGAGGCCAAGGCCAGGCGCGAAGGGCGCTCGTCGGCCTATCTGACCTTCAAGAGGGTCTGA
- a CDS encoding DUF1150 family protein, whose product MLLKEATARLTPSELANIGTGEVAYIRKMDWSEVSRCFPEAPDIDPDVDLWALFGADGTPILLTDNRSSTFYRAAEDELKTVSLH is encoded by the coding sequence ATGTTGTTGAAAGAAGCTACCGCCCGCCTGACCCCATCCGAACTTGCCAATATCGGCACCGGCGAGGTCGCTTATATCAGAAAAATGGATTGGTCCGAAGTATCCCGCTGCTTCCCGGAAGCGCCGGATATCGATCCGGATGTCGATCTTTGGGCGCTTTTCGGCGCTGACGGCACCCCGATTCTGCTGACCGATAATCGATCCAGCACCTTCTATCGTGCTGCAGAAGACGAATTGAAGACGGTCAGCCTGCACTGA
- a CDS encoding Hsp20 family protein — protein MSRTTPFASPLLLGFDTMEKTLERISKVSDGYPPYNIERMRADRLSGEPERLRITLAVAGFSEDELDVTTEENQLLIRGRQTEQGERDYLYRGIAARQFQRVFVLADGMQVLGATLKNGLLSVDLIRPEPDRVVKKINISVSQ, from the coding sequence ATGAGCCGGACGACTCCCTTTGCCAGCCCGCTGCTTCTGGGCTTTGATACTATGGAAAAGACGCTTGAGCGAATTTCCAAGGTCAGCGACGGTTACCCCCCCTACAATATCGAACGAATGCGTGCGGATCGCCTGTCGGGCGAGCCGGAGCGTCTGCGCATCACGCTGGCGGTCGCCGGTTTTTCCGAAGACGAGCTTGACGTCACCACGGAAGAGAACCAGCTGCTGATCCGCGGACGCCAGACGGAACAGGGCGAGCGAGACTATCTCTACCGGGGCATCGCGGCCCGGCAGTTCCAGCGTGTTTTCGTCCTTGCCGACGGTATGCAGGTGCTCGGCGCCACGCTGAAGAACGGTCTGCTCTCCGTCGATCTCATTCGGCCGGAACCGGACCGCGTGGTAAAGAAAATTAACATTTCGGTCTCACAGTAG
- a CDS encoding nucleoside hydrolase has translation MTEPRKIIIDTDPGQDDAAAIFLAFGSRQEIDVLGITTVAGNVPLRLTSRNARIVCELCNRRDVKVFAGADAPLKRKLVTAEHVHGKTGLDGPELSEPTMELQPGHAVDFIIDTLRKEPEGAVTLCTLGPLTNIAMAFQKAPDIVSRVRELVMMGGGFFEGGNITPAAEFNIYVDPEAADVVFRSGVPIVMMPLDVTHKLLTRKDRVERIAAVGTPPAKAMVEMLQFFERFDIEKYGSDGGPLHDPTVIAYLLKPELFKGRECNVEIEVTSELTVGMTVVDWWHVTHRKRNAKVMRDVDADGFFALLTERFARI, from the coding sequence ATGACCGAACCCAGAAAAATCATCATCGATACCGACCCTGGTCAGGACGATGCCGCGGCGATCTTCCTCGCCTTTGGCAGCCGTCAGGAGATCGACGTGCTTGGCATCACCACCGTCGCCGGCAACGTGCCGCTGCGGTTGACGAGCCGGAATGCCCGCATCGTCTGCGAGCTCTGCAATCGTCGCGACGTCAAGGTGTTTGCCGGCGCTGACGCGCCACTCAAGCGCAAGCTGGTCACGGCCGAACATGTGCATGGCAAGACCGGCCTTGACGGTCCGGAACTTTCCGAGCCGACGATGGAACTGCAGCCGGGCCACGCCGTCGATTTCATCATCGATACGCTGCGTAAGGAACCGGAAGGCGCCGTGACCCTCTGCACGCTCGGCCCACTGACCAATATCGCAATGGCGTTCCAGAAGGCACCTGACATCGTTAGTCGCGTGCGCGAGCTCGTGATGATGGGCGGCGGCTTTTTCGAGGGCGGCAACATCACGCCGGCCGCCGAGTTCAACATCTACGTCGATCCGGAGGCGGCAGACGTTGTGTTCCGTTCGGGCGTGCCCATCGTCATGATGCCGCTCGACGTCACCCACAAGCTGCTGACGCGCAAGGATCGCGTCGAGCGCATTGCTGCCGTCGGCACGCCGCCAGCCAAGGCCATGGTCGAAATGCTGCAGTTTTTCGAGCGTTTCGATATCGAGAAGTATGGCTCGGACGGCGGTCCGCTGCATGACCCGACTGTCATCGCCTACCTTCTGAAGCCCGAGCTCTTCAAGGGCCGCGAATGCAACGTGGAAATCGAAGTGACGTCGGAACTGACCGTCGGCATGACCGTCGTCGACTGGTGGCACGTCACCCACCGCAAGCGCAACGCCAAGGTCATGCGCGATGTCGATGCCGACGGCTTCTTCGCGCTGTTGACGGAGCGCTTCGCCCGCATCTGA
- a CDS encoding methyl-accepting chemotaxis protein: MFIFRMKSLAAKLILVTGLAIALVLLVSNFLLISQTRDRVETLTMDQANTEAKSISNEIAANVGELASAARSMAAIIGRGHEGHTFDRKGMINILKANVEQNAFAFGSWFCEQLGALDGKTTELANNKDQAVNDKGAFTPYWSKTKDGGIQFSTFDNDYTAAWWKLAADSGRGAITPPYLAQGTDVPTTMSSIAYPVMSGGKLIGVAGVDISLGSLSTKLQKMQPFGTGRVLLVSQDNKWLVAPSVDLLMKDYNGSGADVIKAALTTSSSSVLKNLSENGGEAFDRVVYPFAVPGLNATWVVLIDVPHSAIAAPVRDQTYMMIVAGILVLAAVMLALYVAVRGFVQKPLAGLVASVNRLSTGNYAEPVAGQAGADEVGSVAKALEGFRFALADTKRLEGEANDQRLAAEGERRRSESERNESVTLQRHIVSILGNSLAELSKGNLTQRITDDFPGEYAQLKQDFNAALASLEETVHTVNVSVGNIGSGTGEISNSASDLARRTEQQAASLEETAAALNELTAQVNSSAENARTAASSVNAASQDAEHSGEIVQKAISSMHGIEQSSQEVSRIIGVIDEIAFQTNLLALNAGVEAARAGDAGKGFAVVAQEVRELAQRSANAAKEIKTLINTSAGQVKEGVDLVGRTGDALHKIAQQVMEINGLIRQISASASEQAIGLKEINSAMNQMDQVTQQNAAMVEETTASSVALAEEAQSLRTLVARFRTARAIQDNASALRATAQQMRTPVAPRRAAPTAASPARKAIPQTQGANALAQDDWEEF; this comes from the coding sequence GACCCGCGATCGCGTCGAAACGCTGACGATGGATCAGGCGAATACCGAGGCCAAGTCCATTTCCAACGAGATCGCCGCAAACGTCGGCGAACTGGCGAGTGCCGCCCGCTCCATGGCCGCCATCATCGGCCGCGGCCACGAGGGTCATACCTTCGACCGCAAAGGCATGATCAATATCCTCAAGGCTAATGTCGAGCAGAATGCCTTTGCCTTCGGCAGCTGGTTCTGTGAGCAGCTCGGCGCGCTGGATGGCAAGACGACCGAACTTGCCAACAACAAGGATCAGGCCGTCAACGACAAGGGCGCCTTCACACCCTATTGGTCGAAGACCAAGGATGGCGGCATCCAGTTCTCGACATTCGACAATGACTACACTGCCGCCTGGTGGAAGCTTGCAGCCGACAGCGGCAGGGGTGCGATCACGCCGCCCTATCTCGCACAGGGCACGGACGTGCCGACGACCATGAGCTCGATCGCCTATCCCGTCATGTCGGGCGGCAAACTGATCGGTGTCGCAGGCGTCGACATTTCTCTCGGCTCGCTTTCGACGAAGCTGCAGAAGATGCAGCCTTTCGGCACCGGCCGCGTGCTGCTGGTTTCCCAGGACAACAAGTGGCTGGTGGCACCGAGCGTCGACCTGCTGATGAAGGACTATAACGGTTCCGGCGCTGACGTCATCAAGGCGGCACTGACCACCTCTTCTTCAAGCGTCCTCAAGAACCTTTCTGAAAATGGCGGCGAAGCATTCGACCGCGTCGTCTACCCTTTCGCCGTTCCCGGCCTCAATGCCACCTGGGTCGTTCTCATCGACGTGCCGCATAGCGCAATCGCAGCGCCGGTACGCGATCAGACCTATATGATGATCGTTGCCGGCATCCTCGTGCTTGCCGCCGTCATGCTCGCCCTCTACGTCGCTGTGCGCGGTTTCGTGCAGAAGCCGCTCGCCGGTCTCGTCGCAAGCGTCAATCGCCTCAGCACCGGCAATTATGCCGAACCGGTCGCCGGCCAGGCAGGTGCAGACGAAGTTGGCTCAGTCGCCAAGGCACTGGAAGGGTTCCGCTTTGCGCTTGCCGACACCAAGCGCCTCGAAGGTGAAGCCAACGACCAGCGCCTGGCTGCCGAAGGTGAACGCCGCCGCTCGGAGAGCGAACGCAACGAGAGCGTCACCCTCCAGCGCCATATCGTCAGCATTCTCGGCAACAGCCTCGCCGAGCTCTCCAAGGGCAACCTCACCCAGCGGATCACGGACGACTTCCCCGGCGAATATGCTCAGCTCAAGCAGGACTTCAATGCTGCGCTGGCGAGCCTTGAGGAGACGGTTCATACCGTCAATGTCAGCGTCGGCAATATCGGCAGCGGCACCGGCGAAATCAGCAACAGTGCCTCGGATCTCGCCCGCCGCACCGAACAGCAGGCGGCCAGCCTCGAAGAGACGGCGGCAGCCCTCAACGAGCTGACCGCGCAGGTCAATTCCAGCGCCGAAAACGCACGCACGGCGGCAAGCAGCGTAAACGCGGCGTCTCAGGATGCCGAGCATTCCGGCGAGATCGTGCAGAAGGCCATTTCCTCCATGCACGGCATCGAACAATCGTCGCAGGAGGTGTCGCGCATCATCGGCGTCATCGACGAGATTGCTTTCCAGACCAATCTCCTGGCGCTCAACGCCGGCGTCGAAGCAGCCCGCGCGGGTGACGCCGGCAAGGGCTTTGCCGTTGTCGCGCAGGAAGTGCGCGAGCTGGCTCAGCGCTCGGCCAATGCCGCCAAGGAGATCAAGACTTTGATCAATACCTCGGCCGGGCAGGTCAAGGAAGGCGTCGATCTGGTCGGCCGCACGGGCGATGCCCTGCACAAGATCGCCCAGCAAGTTATGGAGATCAACGGCTTGATACGTCAGATCTCCGCTTCCGCGAGCGAGCAGGCTATCGGCCTGAAGGAAATCAATTCTGCCATGAACCAGATGGATCAGGTAACCCAGCAGAATGCCGCGATGGTCGAGGAAACCACAGCCTCGAGCGTTGCCCTTGCCGAAGAAGCCCAGTCGCTTCGGACACTCGTTGCGCGCTTCCGCACCGCACGCGCCATCCAGGACAATGCCAGCGCTTTGCGGGCGACCGCTCAACAGATGCGGACTCCGGTCGCGCCGCGACGGGCAGCTCCTACCGCTGCATCACCGGCACGCAAGGCAATTCCACAGACGCAGGGCGCCAACGCACTCGCCCAGGACGACTGGGAAGAGTTTTGA